The Halomonas sp. 7T genome contains a region encoding:
- the secE gene encoding preprotein translocase subunit SecE, translating into MKPSSLKHGAEVQQSRHDGLKWAAVVALLVVAVVGNTYFADIGLLYRVLGVVVLCVVAGLIALTTTKGRDLVELAVSAKKEIQRVVWPTRPETVQTTAIVLVAVLVVGLMLWLIDTLLGWAMSGVIG; encoded by the coding sequence ATGAAGCCTAGTTCTTTAAAACATGGCGCAGAGGTGCAACAGTCGCGTCATGACGGGCTCAAGTGGGCAGCGGTTGTGGCGCTACTTGTCGTTGCCGTCGTTGGTAATACCTATTTTGCTGATATTGGCCTTCTCTACCGCGTCTTAGGTGTGGTGGTGCTTTGTGTGGTTGCGGGTTTGATTGCGCTGACTACAACAAAGGGTCGTGATTTGGTAGAGCTTGCCGTAAGCGCCAAGAAAGAGATTCAGCGCGTTGTATGGCCAACCCGTCCTGAAACCGTTCAGACTACCGCTATTGTGCTGGTCGCGGTGCTAGTGGTCGGGTTGATGCTGTGGTTGATCGATACTCTTCTTGGCTGGGCAATGTCCGGCGTCATTGGTTAG
- the nusG gene encoding transcription termination/antitermination protein NusG produces the protein MSKRWYVVHAYSGFEKHVMRSLIERVKMYGMEDRFGEILVPTEEVVEVRDGKRRKSERKFYPGYVLVEMEMADETWHLVNETPRVMGFIGGTKEKPAAITTREAEAILRRVKDGTDKPRPKTMFEPGQSVRVIDGPFADFNGVVEEVNYDKSRLQVSVLIFGRATPVELEFSQVEKE, from the coding sequence ATGTCCAAACGTTGGTACGTCGTCCACGCCTATTCCGGCTTTGAGAAGCATGTCATGCGTTCGCTGATTGAGCGCGTGAAGATGTATGGCATGGAAGATCGCTTTGGTGAAATCTTAGTGCCGACGGAAGAAGTGGTTGAAGTTCGCGACGGAAAGCGCCGCAAGAGTGAGCGCAAGTTTTATCCCGGCTATGTGCTGGTCGAAATGGAGATGGCAGACGAAACGTGGCATCTCGTTAACGAAACGCCTCGTGTGATGGGGTTCATTGGTGGAACGAAAGAGAAGCCAGCTGCTATCACTACCCGCGAAGCTGAAGCAATCCTTCGTCGCGTGAAAGACGGCACTGATAAGCCGCGGCCTAAAACAATGTTTGAGCCGGGTCAGTCGGTTCGCGTTATCGACGGGCCTTTTGCCGACTTCAATGGGGTTGTTGAAGAGGTAAATTACGACAAGAGCCGTCTGCAGGTCAGCGTACTAATCTTCGGGCGTGCAACGCCTGTTGAGCTTGAGTTCTCACAGGTAGAGAAAGAGTAA
- the rplK gene encoding 50S ribosomal protein L11: MAKKVQAYIKLQVAAGKANPSPPVGPALGQHGVNIMEFCKAFNAATQEIEPGLPTPVVITVYSDRSFTFVTKTPPAAVLLKKAAGIKSGSGEPNKKKVGTVTREQLEEIAKTKEPDMTAANLDAAVRTIAGSARSMGLNVEGL; the protein is encoded by the coding sequence ATGGCCAAGAAAGTACAGGCTTATATCAAACTGCAGGTTGCTGCAGGTAAAGCCAATCCGAGTCCGCCCGTAGGCCCCGCACTGGGCCAGCACGGCGTGAATATCATGGAATTCTGTAAGGCGTTTAACGCAGCGACTCAAGAAATTGAGCCGGGCCTGCCGACGCCTGTCGTGATCACTGTTTATTCTGACCGCAGCTTCACGTTCGTCACCAAGACGCCGCCTGCTGCCGTACTGCTGAAAAAAGCAGCGGGCATCAAGTCAGGTTCTGGTGAGCCGAACAAGAAGAAGGTCGGCACCGTGACCCGCGAGCAGCTTGAAGAGATCGCCAAGACCAAAGAGCCGGATATGACGGCTGCTAATCTCGATGCCGCGGTGCGCACCATTGCTGGTAGCGCTCGTAGCATGGGCTTAAACGTGGAGGGTCTCTGA
- the rplA gene encoding 50S ribosomal protein L1, with protein MAKLSKRAKVIREKVDTNKAYSLEEAVALLSELSTVKFKESLDVAINLGVDPRKSDQVVRGATVMPNGTGKDVRVAVFTQGANADAAKEAGADIVGMEELAEQVKKGVMDFDVVIASPDAMRVVGQLGQILGPRGLMPNPKVGTVTPDVATAVKNAKAGQVRFRTDKNGIIHTTLGKVDFEATAVQGNLEALVADLKRLKPSSSKGIYFKKVTLSTTMGPGLTIDHSALV; from the coding sequence ATGGCTAAATTGTCTAAGCGCGCGAAAGTTATTCGCGAGAAAGTAGACACGAACAAAGCATACTCTCTGGAAGAAGCTGTTGCGCTGCTTTCTGAGCTGTCGACTGTTAAGTTCAAAGAGTCTCTCGATGTTGCGATCAACCTTGGCGTTGACCCGCGTAAATCTGACCAAGTTGTACGTGGCGCCACCGTTATGCCTAACGGTACTGGCAAAGACGTACGCGTAGCGGTCTTCACCCAGGGTGCAAACGCCGACGCTGCTAAAGAAGCAGGCGCTGACATCGTGGGTATGGAAGAGCTGGCTGAGCAAGTCAAGAAAGGCGTGATGGACTTTGACGTCGTTATCGCTTCTCCGGATGCGATGCGCGTTGTGGGTCAGCTGGGCCAGATCCTGGGTCCGCGCGGCCTGATGCCGAACCCGAAAGTTGGCACCGTAACGCCTGACGTGGCGACGGCGGTTAAAAATGCCAAAGCAGGTCAGGTGCGTTTCCGTACCGACAAAAACGGCATTATCCACACCACGCTGGGTAAGGTTGATTTTGAGGCAACCGCCGTTCAGGGCAACCTGGAAGCGTTAGTTGCTGACCTTAAGAGGCTCAAGCCGAGTTCCTCTAAAGGCATTTACTTCAAGAAAGTTACCCTGTCCACTACCATGGGCCCGGGTTTGACCATCGACCACTCTGCGCTGGTATAA
- a CDS encoding type III pantothenate kinase, producing MILDLDIGNTLSKWRLKDAESSEIRSRGAVWTREEWRPGADIPDLDVVEAVRISSVARAAVLEETVALLRRQVRQVYVARSTTEALGVVNGYDEPGRLGVDRWMGALAGYQLAGGCCAVDCGSAITIDFVLPGGLHLGGFIVPGLRLMKESLKLGTRNVAIDPESEADALLEPGRRTVDAVNHGIYMAAVSAINRIYSEVCDQQGIALPVLLTGGDARVISRGVQVPHAVWPDMVYGGLEASFPLTFAERAGKMSGAPGVPEPASLEKIRAGLAFSMLL from the coding sequence ATGATTTTGGATTTGGATATCGGCAATACGCTATCGAAATGGCGGTTAAAAGATGCCGAAAGTAGTGAGATACGTTCACGAGGTGCGGTGTGGACGCGAGAGGAGTGGCGGCCAGGGGCGGATATTCCAGATCTTGACGTCGTCGAGGCGGTGCGTATTTCCAGCGTTGCGCGGGCGGCCGTACTGGAGGAAACCGTTGCCTTGCTGCGGCGCCAAGTGCGGCAGGTGTACGTGGCGCGCTCTACGACTGAAGCCCTAGGTGTGGTTAATGGCTATGACGAGCCTGGACGTTTGGGGGTGGACCGTTGGATGGGCGCGCTAGCAGGGTATCAGCTAGCAGGCGGCTGTTGTGCAGTGGATTGTGGAAGTGCGATTACGATTGATTTTGTATTGCCGGGTGGTCTTCACTTAGGCGGATTTATTGTGCCAGGGTTACGTTTGATGAAAGAGAGCCTGAAATTAGGCACTCGCAACGTCGCCATTGACCCCGAAAGTGAAGCGGATGCGTTATTGGAGCCGGGTCGCCGTACGGTGGATGCGGTTAACCACGGGATCTATATGGCAGCCGTTAGTGCCATTAATCGTATTTACAGCGAAGTGTGTGATCAGCAAGGCATTGCATTGCCGGTACTGCTGACGGGTGGCGATGCGCGGGTGATTTCTCGCGGTGTTCAGGTGCCCCACGCAGTCTGGCCAGATATGGTGTACGGTGGCTTAGAGGCTAGTTTTCCGCTGACTTTTGCGGAGCGTGCTGGGAAAATGTCAGGCGCGCCAGGGGTGCCTGAGCCGGCTTCCTTAGAAAAAATTCGCGCAGGCCTTGCATTCTCCATGCTGCTTTGA
- the rplJ gene encoding 50S ribosomal protein L10, which yields MPLALEGKKAIVAEVSESAKGALSVVVADSRGVTVGKMTDLRKQARENGVQIRVVRNTLARRALEGTQWECLNESFVGPTLLAFSTEHPGAAARLFKEFAKQDQNFEVKALAYEGELIPAADIDRLATLPTYDEAIAKLMSVMKEASAGKLVRTLAALRDQKQEEAA from the coding sequence GTGCCACTAGCACTTGAAGGCAAGAAAGCGATTGTTGCCGAGGTCAGTGAGTCGGCCAAAGGCGCACTCTCCGTCGTAGTTGCCGATTCTCGCGGCGTAACGGTCGGTAAAATGACCGATCTGCGTAAGCAAGCGCGTGAGAATGGCGTCCAGATTCGTGTTGTTCGTAACACGCTGGCACGCCGCGCCCTCGAAGGTACTCAGTGGGAGTGTCTGAACGAGAGCTTTGTTGGTCCTACTCTGCTGGCTTTCTCTACTGAGCATCCGGGCGCTGCTGCCCGTCTGTTCAAAGAGTTCGCAAAGCAAGATCAGAACTTCGAAGTGAAGGCGTTGGCCTACGAAGGTGAGCTGATTCCGGCTGCTGACATCGACCGTCTGGCAACCCTGCCGACTTACGACGAAGCAATTGCTAAGTTGATGTCGGTAATGAAAGAAGCTTCCGCTGGCAAGCTGGTTCGTACTCTGGCCGCCCTGCGCGACCAGAAACAAGAAGAAGCTGCATAA
- the rpoB gene encoding DNA-directed RNA polymerase subunit beta yields the protein MAYSYTEKKRIRKDFGKLPQVMDVPYLLAIQLDSYYDFLQQDRSPDERHEIGLHAAFKSVFPIESFSGNAALEYVSYRFGTPAFDVKECQLRGVTYSAPLRVKVRLIIYDRDSSNKAIKDIKEQEVYMGEIPLMTENGTFVINGTERVIVSQLHRSPGVFFDHDKGKSHSSGKLLYSARVIPYRGSWLDFEFDPKDNVFVRIDRRRKLPASVLMRALGMSTEEILSEFFETSVFHIEKTGFFVELVPSRLRGETATFDIKDGEGEVIVEEGRRITQKHIRQLEKAGLERLEVPMEYLFGKTLAKDQIDTKTGELICPCNTEITPEVLERMAQGGITDIETLYTNDLDCGSFISDTLKLDATNSALEALVEIYRMMRPGEPPTKEAAETLFNNLFFSEDRYDLSGVGRMKFNRRLRRDTDTGSGVLDRKDILDVLRELINIRNGFGDVDDIDHLGNRRIRCVGEMAENQFRVGLVRVERAVKERLSMAESEGLMPQDLINAKPVAAAVKEFFGSSQLSQFMDQNNPLSEVTHKRRVSALGPGGLTRERAGFEVRDVHATHYGRLCPIETPEGPNIGLINSLATYSHTNSYGFLETPYRKVNAGQVTDDIVHLSAIEEGDFVIAQASAAVDESNKLSDDLVQVRHRGETTFMRPEQVTLMDVSPRQVVSVAAALIPFLEHDDANRALMGANMQRQAVPTLRADKPLVGTGMERFVARDSGVCAVATRGGVIDSVDARRVVVRVHEDEIIGGEAGVDIYNLTKYTRSNQNTCMNQRPIVRPGDNVARGDILADGPSVDMGDLALGQNMRIAFMPWNGYNFEDSILLSERVVQEDRFTTIHIQELTCVSRDTKLGPEEITSDIPNVGESALGKLDEAGVVYIGAEVGPGDILVGKVTPKGETQLTPEEKLLRAIFGEKASDVKDTSLRAPTGMKGTVIDVQVFTRDGVEKDSRALAIEQMQLDEVRKDLQETYRIAEDATFERLKRTLEGQTVNGGPNLKKGDLLDEDYLDELPRQQWFKLRMQDEAYNELLAQADEQLENRRKEMDERFEDKKRKLTQGDDLAPGVLKIVKVYMAVKRRIQPGDKMAGRHGNKGVISAIMPIEDMPFDEKGEPVDVVLNPLGVPSRMNVGQILETHLGMAARGLGMKIEAMLRDARGQQVAEIRDFLGQIYNTPGSRVEDIDSLSDDEVIALAKNLKGGVPMATPVFDGAKEHEIKHLLKLADIPESGQMALYDGRTGDAFDRPVTVGYMYMLKLNHLVDDKMHARSTGSYSLVTQQPLGGKAQFGGQRFGEMEVWALEAYGAAYTLQEMLTVKSDDVEGRTKMYKNIVDGDHTMQAGMPESFNVLVKEIRSLGIDIELES from the coding sequence ATGGCTTACTCATATACTGAGAAAAAACGCATCCGCAAGGATTTCGGCAAACTGCCCCAAGTGATGGATGTGCCTTACTTGCTGGCCATCCAGCTTGATTCCTACTACGACTTTCTCCAGCAGGATCGTTCGCCTGACGAGCGTCACGAAATCGGCCTGCACGCGGCGTTTAAGTCCGTGTTCCCGATTGAAAGTTTCTCCGGTAATGCGGCGCTGGAATATGTCAGCTACCGTTTTGGTACGCCGGCGTTCGATGTGAAGGAGTGTCAGCTGCGTGGCGTGACCTATTCCGCTCCGCTGCGCGTCAAGGTTCGCTTGATCATTTATGATCGCGACTCCTCGAACAAGGCAATCAAGGATATTAAAGAGCAGGAAGTCTACATGGGGGAAATCCCCCTGATGACCGAGAACGGTACCTTTGTTATCAATGGTACTGAGCGGGTTATCGTTTCCCAGCTCCACCGTTCGCCCGGTGTGTTCTTCGATCATGACAAAGGCAAGAGCCACTCCTCTGGTAAGTTGCTCTATTCTGCACGGGTTATTCCTTACCGTGGCTCCTGGTTAGACTTCGAGTTCGACCCCAAAGACAACGTCTTTGTACGTATTGACCGTCGCCGCAAACTGCCGGCCTCGGTACTGATGCGTGCGTTGGGAATGAGCACCGAAGAGATCCTTAGCGAGTTCTTTGAAACCAGCGTCTTCCATATCGAGAAAACTGGCTTCTTTGTAGAGCTGGTACCTTCACGCCTGCGCGGTGAAACCGCGACCTTTGACATCAAAGATGGCGAAGGCGAAGTTATTGTTGAAGAGGGGCGTCGGATTACCCAGAAGCATATTCGTCAGCTTGAAAAAGCTGGCCTTGAGCGTCTGGAAGTGCCGATGGAGTACCTGTTCGGTAAAACGCTGGCAAAAGATCAGATTGACACCAAAACCGGCGAATTGATCTGCCCGTGTAACACCGAGATCACTCCGGAAGTCCTTGAGCGTATGGCGCAGGGCGGTATCACTGATATCGAAACGCTCTATACCAATGATCTGGACTGCGGTTCGTTTATTTCCGATACGCTAAAGCTGGATGCAACAAACTCCGCGCTTGAAGCCTTGGTGGAAATTTACCGCATGATGCGTCCTGGTGAGCCGCCTACTAAAGAGGCTGCTGAGACGCTGTTCAACAATTTATTCTTCAGTGAAGATCGCTACGACTTATCGGGCGTTGGCCGGATGAAGTTCAACCGTCGTCTGCGTCGGGACACCGACACAGGCTCTGGCGTTCTGGATCGCAAAGACATTCTGGATGTGCTGCGCGAGCTGATCAATATTCGTAACGGCTTCGGCGACGTGGACGATATCGATCACCTGGGTAACCGTCGTATTCGCTGCGTAGGCGAAATGGCGGAAAACCAGTTCCGCGTTGGTTTGGTGCGCGTTGAGCGCGCAGTGAAAGAGCGTCTTTCCATGGCGGAAAGCGAAGGCCTGATGCCCCAAGACTTAATCAACGCCAAGCCGGTTGCGGCGGCGGTGAAAGAGTTCTTCGGTTCCAGCCAGCTTTCACAGTTTATGGATCAGAACAACCCGCTTTCCGAGGTGACCCACAAGCGTCGTGTTTCTGCACTCGGCCCGGGTGGTTTGACCCGTGAGCGTGCTGGCTTCGAAGTACGTGACGTACACGCCACGCACTATGGCCGTCTGTGCCCGATCGAAACGCCGGAAGGTCCGAACATCGGTCTGATCAACTCACTGGCAACGTACAGTCACACCAACAGCTACGGCTTCCTAGAAACGCCTTACCGTAAGGTGAATGCGGGCCAGGTGACAGACGATATCGTGCACCTGTCAGCGATCGAAGAGGGCGACTTTGTTATCGCCCAGGCATCTGCTGCGGTCGATGAGTCTAACAAGCTAAGCGATGACTTGGTGCAGGTACGCCACCGTGGTGAAACGACCTTTATGCGTCCTGAGCAAGTGACGCTAATGGACGTGTCGCCACGTCAGGTAGTCTCGGTAGCGGCCGCGTTGATTCCGTTCCTAGAGCACGATGATGCTAACCGCGCCTTGATGGGTGCGAACATGCAGCGTCAGGCGGTTCCCACCTTGCGTGCTGATAAGCCGCTAGTGGGTACCGGTATGGAGCGCTTCGTTGCCCGCGACTCCGGCGTTTGTGCCGTCGCGACGCGCGGCGGTGTAATCGACTCCGTTGATGCGCGTCGTGTCGTTGTTCGGGTTCATGAAGATGAAATCATCGGCGGTGAAGCCGGTGTTGATATCTACAACCTGACCAAATACACCCGCTCTAACCAGAACACCTGTATGAACCAGCGCCCCATCGTGCGCCCTGGTGACAACGTAGCCCGCGGCGATATTCTTGCCGATGGTCCGTCTGTTGATATGGGTGACTTGGCCCTTGGCCAGAACATGCGCATCGCGTTCATGCCCTGGAACGGCTACAACTTCGAGGACTCCATCCTGCTGTCAGAGCGGGTTGTTCAAGAAGACCGTTTCACCACGATTCACATTCAGGAACTGACCTGTGTGTCTCGCGACACCAAGCTAGGCCCGGAAGAGATTACGTCTGATATTCCCAACGTCGGTGAATCCGCGCTGGGTAAATTGGACGAGGCGGGCGTTGTTTACATCGGTGCTGAAGTAGGCCCCGGCGACATTCTGGTGGGTAAGGTAACGCCCAAAGGCGAAACCCAGCTGACACCAGAAGAGAAGCTGCTGCGTGCCATCTTCGGTGAGAAAGCGTCTGACGTTAAAGATACTTCCCTGCGTGCCCCGACGGGCATGAAAGGTACGGTTATCGACGTTCAGGTGTTTACTCGTGACGGCGTTGAGAAAGACTCCCGTGCTTTGGCCATCGAGCAGATGCAGCTGGATGAGGTGCGTAAGGATCTGCAAGAAACGTATCGTATTGCAGAAGACGCTACCTTTGAGCGCCTCAAGCGTACGCTGGAAGGCCAGACAGTCAACGGCGGCCCGAACCTTAAGAAAGGCGACCTGCTGGACGAGGATTACCTCGACGAGCTGCCGCGTCAGCAGTGGTTCAAACTGCGCATGCAGGATGAAGCCTACAACGAACTGCTGGCCCAGGCCGATGAGCAGCTCGAGAACCGTCGTAAAGAGATGGACGAGCGCTTTGAAGATAAGAAGCGCAAGCTAACCCAGGGCGACGATCTCGCGCCGGGCGTGCTGAAAATCGTCAAAGTCTACATGGCGGTGAAGCGTCGCATTCAGCCCGGTGACAAGATGGCCGGTCGTCACGGTAACAAAGGTGTTATCTCCGCGATTATGCCTATCGAAGACATGCCGTTTGATGAGAAGGGCGAGCCGGTTGATGTGGTGCTAAACCCGCTGGGCGTACCATCGCGTATGAACGTCGGTCAGATCCTGGAAACCCACCTGGGCATGGCGGCACGTGGTTTAGGCATGAAGATTGAAGCGATGCTGCGCGATGCGCGCGGCCAGCAGGTGGCTGAGATCCGTGACTTCCTGGGCCAGATTTACAATACGCCGGGTAGCCGTGTTGAGGATATTGATTCGCTTAGCGATGATGAAGTCATTGCGCTGGCGAAAAACCTCAAGGGTGGTGTGCCGATGGCCACGCCTGTGTTTGACGGTGCTAAAGAGCACGAAATCAAACACTTGCTGAAGCTTGCGGACATTCCCGAGTCGGGCCAAATGGCACTGTATGATGGCCGTACGGGCGATGCGTTTGACCGCCCCGTCACCGTTGGCTACATGTACATGCTGAAGCTCAACCACTTGGTAGACGATAAGATGCACGCGCGTTCTACCGGCTCTTACTCGCTGGTAACTCAGCAGCCCTTGGGTGGTAAGGCGCAGTTCGGTGGTCAGCGCTTCGGTGAGATGGAAGTGTGGGCGCTAGAAGCCTACGGTGCAGCCTATACGCTGCAAGAGATGCTCACTGTCAAATCGGATGACGTTGAAGGCCGCACCAAGATGTATAAAAACATCGTGGATGGCGACCACACCATGCAGGCAGGCATGCCGGAATCCTTCAACGTACTCGTGAAGGAAATCCGCTCGCTGGGCATCGATATCGAGTTAGAGAGCTAG
- the rplL gene encoding 50S ribosomal protein L7/L12, whose protein sequence is MALTKDDIINAVADMSVMEVVELIEAMEEKFGVSAAAAVMAGPAGGGEAAAEEQTEFDLVLTSAGDKKVNVIKAVREITGLGLKEAKGAVDGAPATIKEAMSKEDAEAAKTKLEEAGASVELK, encoded by the coding sequence ATGGCACTGACCAAAGACGATATCATCAATGCTGTAGCCGACATGTCCGTAATGGAAGTTGTCGAGCTGATCGAAGCGATGGAAGAGAAATTCGGCGTTTCTGCAGCGGCAGCCGTTATGGCTGGCCCGGCTGGCGGCGGCGAAGCAGCTGCTGAAGAGCAGACTGAGTTTGACCTGGTTCTGACCTCTGCTGGTGACAAGAAAGTTAACGTCATCAAAGCGGTTCGCGAAATCACCGGTCTTGGCCTGAAAGAAGCCAAGGGTGCCGTTGACGGCGCGCCAGCGACCATCAAAGAAGCAATGTCTAAAGAAGACGCTGAAGCAGCTAAGACTAAGCTGGAAGAAGCGGGCGCAAGCGTCGAGCTCAAGTAA